The sequence below is a genomic window from Nostoc flagelliforme CCNUN1.
CCAGAGACTAATTATTTTGCTATTGAGGTAGTTAAGCAATATGGTGAATTACCTCCATTAGTCTGCTATGGGGCCCAGATGAATCAGGTGTTTATGAATATTCTCAACAATGCGATCGATGCACTAGAAAACTCAGCAACTAGTAGAAAACAAATTGACAATCCTAAAATTTGGATTCGTACAGAAGTCATCGAAGGGAATACGATTCTAATTTGGATTGCAGACAATGGTTGTGGAATTCCGGAGATTAAGCGATCGCGCATTTTTGAACCTTTCTTTACCACCAAACAGCCTGGACAAGGTACTGGCTTAGGGTTATCTATTAGTTACCAAATTATTGTGGAAAAACACGGCGGTAATATAAAGTGTGTTTCTGAACCTGGCAAAGGCTGTGAGTTCTGGATAGAAATCCCGATAAAACGATAGTTAGTTAAGAGAGAAATCAGGCGATAATGAAACTTTCCGGGTAAGGCGATTACCTATATAAGTTAAGTTCATTAATTGTTGGTATAACTTAAGGTAGCGATCGCACCGTCGAGATTTAGCGATCGCTCTTTTTAAAGAACCACAGAGGCGCAGATAACACAGAGTAAAAAAAAGGCGATCGCATTCTGGGAGATTTTGCAACAATTCAGTAGGCGATATTTTAGTATCGCATTAGTATGCAGATAATGTTAAATTTAGTTTTATTTTGGTAACTCTAATAATAACGATTACTAATAATAAAAACTTTTCCAATGGTAAAATTAATTTCTGAGCATAGAACACCTAGAGCATGGTTACTACTAAGTTTTGGTGATAACCGACAACATGCTGGTAATCTTGGTTATGCTGACGAAATTTCTAAGGTATATTACTATGATAACTTTGTACCAAATTGTCGTCAATTAGCTGAAGGTGATTTAGTTTTATTGCAGGATAAAGATCAACTCCTTGGTGTTGCCAGGATAGAAGTAATTAGCAGCTATCAAGAACCAAAACCTTTATCGCGTTGTGCTTCATGCAATACTACAAAAATCAAAGAACGATTAAAAAAGAAGCCTGTTTTTCGTTGTACCTTATGTCATCATGAATTCGATACACCTATTCTTGAGTATAAGCCTTGCGAAAAATTTATTGCTGATTTTGGTAATACATTTGTCAAAGCAGAGGGAACTATTAAAATTAAAGAGCTAAGACAAGCTTGCCCAAAATATAATGGACAGTTTTCAATGCAGTTAATTAATTTGCAGCAAATTGAATCAAGGTTATTTAAAAATGCACCTACAGTTACTAAACTAATTAATAAAAATAATAGTTTTAAGTATATAAAAGCTGATGATGCTGATGATAATGAAAATACAAATGAGTATTTTATTACAGAAGAAGATAGCCGCGAAACTGTATTTCGGAAAATCAAAGAACGTCGTGGACAGTCTACATTTAGAAATTTGTTGCGTCAACGCTATGGCGACCAATGTATGATTAGTGGGTTTAAATTACTTGATGTTTTAGAAGCTGCTCATATCTCACCCTATCGTGGTATTGATGATAATCATCCAGATAATGCAATACGGTTCAGTTAAGGTAAGTAATTGACATTATTCTCAATAGTTAAACCTAAGAATAAGTCTTTCAGCATTAGAAAAATTAGGATTTTTCGTTAACTGAACCGTATTGCCAGATAATGGACTTTTGTTACGTGCAGATTTTCATACTTTATTTGATCTTAATTTGTTGGGGATTAACCCAGAATCTCTAGAAGTGAAGTTTCATCCAAAAGTTATGGAAACTGGTTATCAAAAATTAGAAGGTAGAAAACTTAAATGCTCTAAATATAAACCAAGCCAGTCAGCACTTGAGTCTAGATGGAAGCAATTCTTAAACCAATACTGCTCGGTTAAGCCTCTTTTGGGCATTATAGACAACGATATTTCAAGGGTTTCAGCCTGCTTCCTTTCCTTAACCGAGCAGTATTGATTCTTAAACCGTCTTAACGAAGATGATTAAAATTGAAGTTTAATTAAAAAGCTTACCTTAAAATTTTTAAATTCAAAAATAAGTCAACTCTCTAAATTCTTTCTCTTCTTTACGCCTTTGCGTGAGATAATCTTAAAAAAAACTTGCCTCAGAAGCATCACACCCCCAAGGCAAGCCAACTCTCTAAATTTTTCCTCTGCGCCCTTCGCGCCTTCGCGGTTCGTTTCTCTTAAAGCTGCTTCACTTCCGAAACCAACTTCGCCACCATATCTTTAGCACTACCAAAAAGCATCGTAGTTTTATCTTTGTAGAACAACTCATTATCTACACCGGCAAAACCCGTACTCATTCCGCGCTTAATCACAATCGTCTGCTTCGCCCGATCTACTTCCAAAATCGGCATACCATAAATTGGGCTATTTGTATCACTCCGCGCCGCCGGATTTACTACATCATTTGCCCCAATTACTAAAGCCACATCCGCTTGATCGAACTGAGGATTAATATCATCCATGTCATACAACTGGGTATAAGGCACATTGGCCTCTGCAAGTAACACATTCATGTGCCCTGGCATTCTCCCAGCAACGGGGTGAATGGCATACTTGACATCAACGCCCATTTTTTCTAACTGATCTGACAATTCCCGGACGCTATGTTGCGCTTGGGCAACTGCCATACCATAACCAGGCACAATTACCACAGAACGGGCATAACCTAACATCATCGCTCCTTCTTCAGGATCAATGCTGCGGACGCTTTGATCGGTTGCACCACCACTAGCAGCACCACCACCCGAACTAGAACCTGTACCAAAAGCGCTGAACAGCACACTAAATAAGGAGCGGTTCATCGCCTTACACATAATCTCGGTGAGGATTAAGCCAGATGCTCCTACCAAAGCACCAGCGATGATTAACATATTGTTCATCACCACGAACCCAGCCGCCGCCGCCGCCACACCTGACAACGAGTTCAACAGCGAGATTACTACTGGCATATCGCCGCCACCAATAGGAATGACGAACATCACACCCAACACTAAAGAAACGCCAACCACTCCCAAGAATATGGGTAAGCTATCTGGTGTGATGATTAAGTAAGCACTACCTACTATATAAGCACCCAGAAGTAAGAGGTTAAATGGTTGTTGGAATGGAAATGTAATTGGGGAACCGCTAATTAAACCTTGCAATTTGGCAAAGGCGAGAAAACTACCTGTGAAGGTAACACCACCGATTAACACGTCCAACAGCATGGAAATGTTCACATCTAGCGGTATCGACTGAGAACTATCTAATAACCGCCAGAATTCGGCAACGGCTACTAATGCGGAAGCCGCACCGCCCAAACCGTTGAGTAAACCCACCATTTGGGGCATTTCGGTCATTTGGACTTTGTAGGCAACGATCGCACCAATTCCCGATCCAATTGCCAAGCCCAACAATATCATCTCGTAGTTCAACACATGCTGATCTAGCATTGTTGCCACAATTGCTAGTAGCATCCCCACAGCCGCTACGATATTACCGTTTCTTGCTGTAGCAGGCGATCCCAGCTTTTTCAAGCCCAGAATGAATAACGATGCAGCGACTAAGTACGTCAGCTGAATGCCAGTTGGTAAAAAGTCGCTCACGCCTTAATCTCCTTCTTCTTGAACATTTGCAACATTCTGTCTGTCACTAAAAAACCACCCACAACGTTGACTGTTGCCAATACCACAGCAATCAAACCGAGAATTACTGACACACTTGTGTCTCTTGCACCAGCAGCAACTATTGCTCCAAGTACCGCAATGCCAGAAATCGCGTTTGAGCCTGACATTAAGGGCGTGTGTAAAGTCGGTGGGATTTTGTTGATGACTTCAAAGCCGATAAAAGATGCCAAAACAAATACAAACAAAGCAGCAAGTAATGCCTCTGTCATGAAATCAAAACTCCTTGTATAAATGGGAATGGGGCATGGGGCATCCCTTCCCTGCGGGACGCTACGCGAACGGCTACGCTCAGGGCAAGTGGGCATGGGGCATTGGTTATTCTCTTTGTGCCTTTATCACCCTCATCTTCCATTCCCTAATTAACCGCCGGTTGTTGAGTATTCAAAGCTTGTAGCGCATCCCGCACTCGTTGATTGCGAATTTCACCTGCGTGGGTAACGCAAGCTGCATCAACGATGTC
It includes:
- a CDS encoding HNH endonuclease signature motif containing protein, translated to MPDNGLLLRADFHTLFDLNLLGINPESLEVKFHPKVMETGYQKLEGRKLKCSKYKPSQSALESRWKQFLNQYCSVKPLLGIIDNDISRVSACFLSLTEQY
- a CDS encoding NAD(P)(+) transhydrogenase (Re/Si-specific) subunit beta; the encoded protein is MSDFLPTGIQLTYLVAASLFILGLKKLGSPATARNGNIVAAVGMLLAIVATMLDQHVLNYEMILLGLAIGSGIGAIVAYKVQMTEMPQMVGLLNGLGGAASALVAVAEFWRLLDSSQSIPLDVNISMLLDVLIGGVTFTGSFLAFAKLQGLISGSPITFPFQQPFNLLLLGAYIVGSAYLIITPDSLPIFLGVVGVSLVLGVMFVIPIGGGDMPVVISLLNSLSGVAAAAAGFVVMNNMLIIAGALVGASGLILTEIMCKAMNRSLFSVLFSAFGTGSSSGGGAASGGATDQSVRSIDPEEGAMMLGYARSVVIVPGYGMAVAQAQHSVRELSDQLEKMGVDVKYAIHPVAGRMPGHMNVLLAEANVPYTQLYDMDDINPQFDQADVALVIGANDVVNPAARSDTNSPIYGMPILEVDRAKQTIVIKRGMSTGFAGVDNELFYKDKTTMLFGSAKDMVAKLVSEVKQL
- a CDS encoding NAD(P) transhydrogenase subunit alpha, whose amino-acid sequence is MTEALLAALFVFVLASFIGFEVINKIPPTLHTPLMSGSNAISGIAVLGAIVAAGARDTSVSVILGLIAVVLATVNVVGGFLVTDRMLQMFKKKEIKA